In a genomic window of Methanoregula sp. UBA64:
- a CDS encoding ABC transporter permease, whose amino-acid sequence MIAERLRHDTTRRKLAYLAAGILIAAVTLFLALPILALFLRIPPAQFFVTLENPLVISALWLSLFTTCITLVIVIAVGTPFAYFHSRYSYPGKVLVDTFIDLPLVLPPAVAGVALLMLYGRVGLLGQYFNMAGIQIAFTTLAVILAQIFVASPFYLRQAKSLFEQLDPAYEQTARTLGASPFRTLVSVTFPMTAGGLVSGAVMTFGRALGEFGATIMFAGNLPGVTQTMPLAVYVGMESNLYVGLTISILLVIISFAIMLAVRLVQKREELHA is encoded by the coding sequence ATGATCGCAGAACGGCTCCGTCACGATACAACCCGCCGAAAGCTGGCGTACCTTGCAGCAGGCATACTTATTGCCGCCGTCACGCTGTTTCTTGCCCTTCCGATCCTTGCGCTGTTCCTCCGGATCCCTCCCGCACAGTTCTTTGTCACCCTGGAGAATCCTCTGGTGATAAGTGCCCTCTGGCTCAGCCTGTTTACCACCTGCATCACCCTGGTGATCGTAATAGCGGTCGGGACCCCGTTTGCCTATTTCCATTCGCGCTATTCGTACCCGGGAAAAGTCCTTGTCGATACCTTCATCGACCTTCCGCTGGTCCTGCCCCCGGCTGTTGCCGGTGTCGCACTGCTCATGCTCTACGGCCGGGTCGGCCTCCTCGGCCAGTATTTCAACATGGCCGGGATCCAGATCGCATTTACCACGCTCGCGGTAATCCTGGCGCAGATCTTCGTTGCTTCACCGTTTTACCTGCGGCAGGCAAAATCGCTCTTCGAGCAGCTCGATCCTGCCTACGAACAGACAGCACGGACTCTCGGGGCATCGCCGTTCAGGACGCTCGTGTCCGTCACGTTCCCGATGACCGCAGGCGGCCTGGTCTCGGGCGCGGTCATGACATTCGGGAGGGCGCTTGGGGAATTCGGGGCAACGATCATGTTTGCCGGCAACCTGCCCGGGGTCACGCAGACCATGCCTCTGGCAGTGTACGTGGGAATGGAGAGCAATCTCTACGTGGGGCTTACGATCTCAATCCTGCTTGTGATCATCTCGTTTGCCATCATGCTCGCGGTGCGCCTGGTCCAGAAGAGGGAGGAGCTCCATGCTTGA
- a CDS encoding M48 family metallopeptidase — MPLPYSATIVRSRRRTISLEITPEATLVVRAPQRTPESYLAGLITEKQDWIEKKMAEIRNRPVAGKKRFVEGEEFLFLGRYYPLAIIAGSDAPVSLGTSFFIGERSLPGARDLFLAWYVEKAKALVPARVAGFAAILDYRPKKIRISDTRRRWASCSTSGTLSFCWRLILAPPEVVDYVIVHELVHMRQPDHSPRFWEKVGQAMPEYQKHREWLRKNERLLDI, encoded by the coding sequence ATGCCGCTCCCGTACTCAGCCACGATCGTCCGCTCCCGGCGCCGCACGATCTCGCTTGAGATTACCCCCGAAGCCACGCTCGTTGTCCGGGCCCCGCAACGGACGCCCGAGTCCTACCTTGCCGGGCTCATAACAGAGAAACAGGACTGGATCGAAAAGAAGATGGCCGAGATCAGGAACCGGCCGGTGGCGGGAAAGAAGCGGTTTGTCGAGGGCGAAGAGTTCCTCTTTCTGGGAAGGTATTACCCGCTCGCAATCATTGCCGGGAGCGATGCCCCGGTCAGCCTCGGAACGTCCTTTTTTATCGGGGAGCGCAGCCTGCCCGGGGCCCGCGACCTCTTCTTGGCATGGTACGTGGAGAAGGCAAAAGCGCTTGTCCCGGCCCGGGTTGCCGGCTTTGCCGCGATCCTCGATTACCGGCCAAAGAAGATCCGGATCTCCGATACCCGCCGCCGCTGGGCCTCGTGCAGCACGTCCGGCACGCTCTCGTTCTGCTGGCGCCTGATCCTCGCGCCGCCGGAAGTGGTCGACTACGTGATCGTCCACGAGCTCGTCCACATGCGCCAGCCGGACCATTCCCCCCGGTTCTGGGAAAAAGTCGGGCAGGCAATGCCGGAGTATCAGAAACACCGGGAATGGCTGCGCAAAAACGAGCGCCTGCTCGATATATGA
- a CDS encoding sulfate/molybdate ABC transporter ATP-binding protein, protein MLEAQVTKKLRDYSLDLSLAVRPGEIFVLMGTNGSGKSTTLNILAGLLEPDTAVITLNGERICHSKEGINIPAEDRRIGYVLQNSAVFPHMTVSDNVAFGLRGRGISRQEILEQAVLWMDRMHISDLAGIRAGNLSGGQKQRVALARALAIGPRLLMLDEPFTALDAESTQTVKDLTRRFVKEMQIPCIVVTHRLTDSTEIGDRACVLCHGKKEWEGLPAEMPDFCTVCHCKD, encoded by the coding sequence ATGCTTGAAGCTCAGGTGACAAAAAAACTCCGGGATTACTCCCTCGACCTTTCGCTTGCCGTACGGCCGGGCGAAATATTTGTCCTGATGGGGACAAACGGCTCGGGAAAATCGACGACATTAAACATTCTCGCGGGACTGCTCGAACCGGATACCGCCGTGATCACCTTGAACGGGGAGCGCATCTGCCACTCAAAAGAGGGCATCAATATCCCGGCCGAGGACCGCCGGATCGGGTATGTCCTCCAGAACTCCGCAGTCTTCCCCCACATGACCGTGAGCGACAATGTTGCATTTGGCCTCCGGGGACGGGGCATTTCCCGTCAGGAGATCCTCGAACAGGCAGTGCTCTGGATGGACCGGATGCACATATCCGATCTTGCCGGGATCCGGGCGGGAAACCTCTCGGGAGGACAGAAACAGCGCGTTGCCCTTGCCCGGGCCCTTGCGATCGGGCCGCGCCTCTTAATGTTGGACGAGCCGTTCACCGCGCTCGATGCGGAGAGCACGCAGACCGTAAAGGACCTGACCCGGCGGTTCGTAAAAGAGATGCAGATCCCCTGCATCGTGGTCACCCACCGGCTCACGGACAGCACCGAGATCGGCGACCGGGCATGTGTGCTCTGCCACGGGAAAAAAGAGTGGGAAGGTCTCCCGGCGGAGATGCCCGACTTCTGTACTGTCTGCCACTGTAAGGACTGA
- a CDS encoding ABC transporter substrate-binding protein, which yields MKKTTKTPKTGSDFRPLAILAGAVILALIFVAAIVLSVPAGTPTGQSDAIRIGAIYNLNGSQSSLDIPSARGARLAAAQINERGGIGGRQVILTEYDGKTNTTEIAADADRLIGTDHVQVIIGMSDSDMVLPAARVAAGARTVFVTSGATSPLLPGQVPGYLYLACYGDNTQAAAAAEFAQSDLNATTALVVMDNSTEYTRLLPKYFMERFAEGGGTITKVVPYEGSQDIPSVAGKLSGTAVPAPGVVLVACGPEDCGAAIRAVRAAGITAPVIGGDSMDSPKLAAAAGPDAGRIVYTTHGDISTSSADPDTSAFIKRYYIEYGEKPNAFAALGYDTVNVAAQAAALSPSDIRAGLVSLKTYDGLTGTIAYHNNAQIPEKSVTLMELNGGTVRSLGERVPRIVPAP from the coding sequence ATGAAGAAAACTACGAAAACCCCTAAAACAGGATCCGACTTCCGGCCCCTCGCGATCCTTGCCGGTGCCGTGATCCTTGCCCTCATCTTTGTCGCGGCCATCGTGCTCTCGGTCCCTGCCGGGACACCAACAGGGCAGTCCGATGCCATCCGCATCGGGGCGATCTACAACCTGAACGGATCGCAGTCGTCCCTTGACATTCCCTCTGCACGGGGAGCCCGCCTTGCCGCAGCACAGATCAACGAGCGCGGGGGGATCGGGGGACGGCAGGTCATCCTGACCGAATATGACGGAAAGACCAACACCACCGAGATCGCAGCGGATGCAGACCGCCTCATCGGTACCGACCACGTGCAGGTCATCATCGGTATGAGCGATTCCGACATGGTTCTCCCGGCAGCCCGCGTTGCAGCCGGCGCCCGCACGGTCTTTGTCACGTCCGGCGCAACCTCCCCGCTCCTTCCGGGGCAGGTGCCGGGCTACCTCTACCTTGCCTGCTATGGCGACAACACGCAGGCCGCAGCCGCAGCGGAATTCGCGCAGTCCGATCTTAACGCGACAACAGCCCTGGTGGTCATGGACAATTCCACGGAATACACGCGGCTCCTCCCGAAGTATTTCATGGAGAGGTTTGCCGAGGGCGGCGGAACCATTACCAAGGTCGTGCCTTACGAAGGAAGCCAGGATATCCCGTCAGTAGCCGGGAAGCTTTCCGGAACCGCGGTTCCTGCACCGGGTGTCGTGCTCGTTGCCTGCGGGCCGGAGGACTGCGGCGCTGCGATCCGGGCGGTACGGGCCGCGGGGATCACAGCACCGGTGATCGGAGGGGACTCGATGGATTCCCCGAAGCTTGCCGCAGCTGCCGGGCCGGATGCGGGCCGGATCGTGTACACAACGCATGGCGATATCAGCACGTCGTCCGCTGACCCGGACACGAGTGCGTTTATTAAACGGTATTACATCGAGTACGGCGAAAAGCCCAACGCCTTTGCTGCGCTCGGGTACGATACCGTAAACGTGGCGGCACAGGCCGCAGCGTTATCGCCGTCCGATATCCGGGCCGGCCTTGTCTCCCTCAAAACCTACGACGGGTTGACCGGGACCATCGCCTACCACAACAACGCGCAGATCCCGGAAAAGTCCGTGACCCTCATGGAGCTGAACGGCGGCACGGTGCGCTCCCTCGGAGAACGGGTACCCCGGATCGTGCCGGCACCCTGA